A single window of Sphingobium sp. SCG-1 DNA harbors:
- the hslV gene encoding ATP-dependent protease subunit HslV has product MNAEQNSSGLPKWHGTTILSVRKNGRVIVVGDGQVSMGQTVMKPNARKVRRLHDGSVIGGFAGATADAFTLFERLESKLERHNGQLMRAAVELAKDWRTDKFLRNLEAMMIVADKDVTLILTGNGDVLEPVGGVAAIGSGGNFALAAARALVEYEADAEVLARKAMAIAADVCVYTNDQLTLEAIDSAT; this is encoded by the coding sequence ATGAACGCAGAACAGAACAGCAGCGGATTGCCGAAATGGCACGGCACCACCATCCTTTCGGTCCGTAAAAACGGTCGAGTGATCGTTGTCGGCGACGGTCAGGTCAGCATGGGCCAGACCGTGATGAAGCCTAACGCACGGAAGGTCCGCCGCCTGCATGACGGCTCGGTCATCGGCGGCTTCGCTGGCGCAACTGCCGACGCCTTCACGCTGTTCGAACGACTGGAATCGAAGCTGGAGCGGCATAATGGCCAATTGATGCGTGCCGCCGTCGAACTCGCGAAGGATTGGCGGACCGACAAATTTCTCCGCAACCTCGAAGCGATGATGATTGTGGCCGACAAGGATGTGACGCTGATACTGACGGGTAATGGCGACGTACTGGAGCCAGTTGGCGGCGTCGCCGCGATTGGATCGGGCGGCAACTTTGCGCTCGCCGCTGCCCGTGCGCTGGTCGAATATGAAGCCGACGCCGAAGTGCTTGCTCGCAAGGCCATGGCGATTGCAGCGGACGTCTGCGTCTACACCAACGATCAACTGACGCTCGAAGCCATCGATAGCGCCACCTGA
- the hslU gene encoding ATP-dependent protease ATPase subunit HslU, producing the protein MNDALTPKAIVAALDAHIIGQTDAKRAVAVALRNRWRRQKLDAALRDEVTPKNILMIGPTGCGKTEISRRLAKLADAPFVKVEATKFTEVGYVGRDVEQIARDLVEEAVRLERDRRRESVREAASEAAMNRLLDALTGKEASEATRLSYRSRIESNQMNDAEVEIEVADAPSMPMEIPGMGGQVGMINLSDMMSKAFGQQQKKRRKMRVPEAWDKLVEEEQDKRLDQDDVARVALTNAEQNGIVFLDEIDKIAVSDVRGGSVSREGVQRDLLPLIEGTTVATKYGPLKTDHILFIASGAFHVAKPSDLLPELQGRLPIRVELKALTEDDFVAILSDTKASLAEQYKALLATEGLTIDLTPEGIRAVAKVAAEVNEQVENIGARRLQTVMEKLLEEVSFDAEDRVGQTLVVDAAYVASQLDSIAKNTDLSKYIL; encoded by the coding sequence ATGAACGACGCCCTTACTCCCAAAGCCATCGTGGCTGCGCTTGACGCGCACATCATCGGCCAGACTGACGCCAAGCGCGCTGTCGCAGTTGCCCTGCGCAATCGCTGGCGCAGGCAGAAGCTGGATGCCGCGCTCCGTGATGAAGTCACGCCAAAGAATATCCTGATGATCGGCCCCACAGGTTGCGGCAAGACCGAGATAAGTCGCCGCTTGGCCAAACTCGCCGACGCGCCGTTCGTGAAGGTCGAAGCGACAAAGTTCACCGAAGTCGGCTATGTCGGCCGCGACGTGGAGCAGATCGCCCGCGATCTGGTCGAGGAAGCGGTGCGCCTGGAACGCGACCGCCGCCGCGAGTCTGTTCGTGAAGCTGCGTCCGAAGCGGCGATGAACCGCCTGCTGGATGCGCTCACCGGCAAGGAAGCGAGTGAGGCGACGCGTCTTTCTTATCGATCGCGCATCGAATCAAATCAGATGAATGATGCCGAGGTGGAGATCGAAGTTGCCGACGCGCCTTCCATGCCGATGGAGATACCCGGCATGGGTGGCCAGGTCGGCATGATTAATCTGTCCGATATGATGAGCAAGGCTTTCGGGCAGCAGCAGAAGAAGCGCCGCAAGATGCGCGTACCCGAAGCATGGGACAAGCTAGTGGAGGAAGAGCAGGACAAGCGGCTGGATCAGGACGATGTCGCCCGTGTGGCGCTCACCAATGCCGAACAGAACGGCATCGTGTTCCTCGACGAGATCGACAAGATCGCCGTCAGCGACGTGCGTGGCGGCTCGGTCAGCCGGGAGGGCGTGCAGCGTGACTTGCTGCCGCTGATCGAGGGAACAACGGTGGCGACCAAATATGGCCCGCTGAAGACCGATCATATCCTGTTTATAGCGTCCGGCGCGTTCCACGTTGCTAAGCCCAGCGACTTGCTGCCCGAACTTCAGGGCCGCTTGCCGATCCGCGTGGAGTTGAAGGCGCTGACGGAGGATGATTTTGTCGCCATCTTGTCTGACACGAAAGCGTCACTTGCGGAGCAGTACAAGGCGCTGCTGGCAACCGAGGGGTTGACCATCGACCTGACTCCGGAGGGCATCCGCGCAGTGGCCAAAGTCGCCGCCGAAGTAAACGAGCAGGTCGAAAACATCGGCGCGCGTCGTTTGCAAACCGTGATGGAAAAGCTGTTGGAGGAAGTCAGCTTCGATGCAGAGGACCGCGTGGGTCAGACCTTGGTCGTCGATGCCGCCTATGTCGCCAGCCAGCTGGATTCCATCGCGAAGAATACCGACCTCAGCAAATACATTCTGTAA
- a CDS encoding M16 family metallopeptidase, producing the protein MTLPFRRAATSLSVIAFLLTASPITVQAQDSKPASSPLTNDIAQKRPWLYENSDVPMDPAWHFGTLPNGVRYAVRRNGVPPGQVAIRLRIDAGSLMEQPDELGYAHFMEHLTFRGSKYVPDGESKRIWQRLGVTFGSDSNAQTTPTGTTYALDLPQATSEGLDESMKILSGMMTDPNIVDSAVTAERSVVLAEKREGDGPGSRVSDATRAFLFAGQRMETRSPIGTLPTLNAATAARMEAFHQRWYRPENAVISIAGDIEPAAAEALIRKHFTPWKATGKAEPLPDFGDPDPTKPAAGVIVEPGVPTGLSYAFLRPWRPRADTIIYNQDKLTDALALQIINRRLEQAARSGGSFLQANVEQQDVSRSVDGTFISIMPIGADWAKALMDVRAVIEDARTTAPSQAEINREYAQFDTALAIQVENSGTEAGSKQAWDLVNAVDIRETTVSPQAALDIFRGGKAAMTPDKLLASTKQLFTADVTRALLMLPAPQPGAQAKLDAVLKIPAIAAKGVRLSDDPVTMADLPKLGTPGTVVSRAPMGVLGLETITFSNGVKLTLFANDAEPEKVRINVRFGHGQQDFSPTKPVPSWAGGYALMAGGIGKLGQRDLDELTNGRRLGFDFSVDDDAFEMAAVTRPADYADQLKLFATKLAYPGWDPAPIARVKAGMAAAYDTLSTSADAVLSRDLNWLLHAKDIRYRTPDKAEIAALTPAAFRAAWEPALASGPIEIQIFGQVKPDDAIAQVAATFGALPKRPDKPVPAANREMRFPAHVATPVVLRHRGDKDQAAAVMAWPTAGGFTNSRESRQLEILAQIFNDRLFEKLRSTDGAAYSPSVQNNWPFSSESGGYILVNSQVKPEKVGYFFQLIKDTAADLAARPVSDDELQRTVAPMRQLLSRASTGNAFWMQQTEGAARDPRYVDVVNNMGRDLLSVTPAEVQALAKKYLVDQKSWSAVVLPEGVSAGK; encoded by the coding sequence ATGACATTACCCTTCCGGCGCGCCGCCACATCGCTCTCCGTTATAGCTTTTCTGCTGACGGCTTCTCCGATTACAGTCCAGGCACAGGACAGCAAGCCTGCGTCGTCTCCGCTCACGAACGACATTGCGCAGAAACGGCCATGGCTTTACGAGAATAGCGACGTGCCGATGGACCCGGCGTGGCACTTCGGAACCTTGCCCAACGGAGTCCGCTATGCCGTGCGCCGTAACGGTGTGCCGCCGGGGCAGGTAGCTATCCGCCTTCGAATTGACGCTGGGTCGTTGATGGAGCAGCCCGACGAACTGGGCTATGCGCATTTCATGGAGCATCTGACGTTCCGCGGTTCGAAATATGTGCCTGATGGAGAGTCCAAACGTATCTGGCAGCGCTTGGGTGTGACGTTCGGGAGCGACAGCAATGCGCAAACGACGCCGACCGGAACCACCTACGCTCTGGACCTTCCTCAAGCGACTTCTGAGGGGCTGGACGAGAGTATGAAGATACTGTCCGGCATGATGACTGATCCGAACATCGTGGATAGTGCCGTTACTGCCGAGCGGTCTGTGGTGCTGGCGGAGAAGCGGGAAGGGGATGGGCCCGGCAGTCGGGTGAGTGACGCGACCCGCGCCTTCCTGTTTGCAGGGCAGCGCATGGAGACGCGTTCTCCGATTGGGACGCTGCCTACGCTCAACGCCGCGACGGCCGCCCGAATGGAGGCGTTCCACCAGCGCTGGTATCGCCCGGAGAACGCGGTGATCTCAATCGCGGGTGACATCGAACCTGCGGCGGCCGAGGCGCTCATCCGGAAACATTTCACGCCCTGGAAGGCGACGGGGAAGGCGGAACCTCTGCCTGACTTTGGCGATCCGGACCCGACCAAGCCCGCCGCCGGTGTGATCGTGGAGCCGGGTGTACCAACCGGCCTGAGCTACGCTTTCCTGCGCCCCTGGCGTCCGCGCGCTGATACAATCATCTACAATCAGGACAAGTTGACGGACGCGCTGGCTCTCCAGATCATCAATCGTCGTCTTGAACAGGCGGCGCGAAGTGGCGGCAGCTTTCTTCAGGCCAATGTGGAGCAGCAGGACGTTTCCCGCTCGGTCGACGGGACGTTCATCAGTATCATGCCGATAGGCGCGGATTGGGCGAAGGCGTTGATGGATGTCCGCGCCGTTATCGAAGACGCGCGTACGACTGCGCCGAGCCAGGCGGAGATCAATCGCGAGTACGCGCAGTTCGACACGGCGCTCGCGATACAAGTCGAGAATTCGGGAACCGAGGCTGGGTCGAAGCAGGCCTGGGATCTGGTAAATGCCGTTGATATTCGGGAGACGACCGTCAGCCCACAGGCCGCGCTCGATATATTCCGTGGCGGCAAGGCGGCGATGACACCGGACAAGCTGCTGGCCTCCACCAAGCAGCTGTTCACGGCCGATGTGACGCGTGCGCTCCTGATGCTGCCCGCGCCACAGCCGGGCGCTCAGGCAAAGCTGGACGCAGTGCTGAAGATCCCCGCAATTGCGGCCAAGGGCGTGCGCCTGAGCGACGATCCCGTGACGATGGCCGACCTGCCGAAGCTTGGGACACCAGGCACAGTTGTGTCACGCGCGCCAATGGGCGTGTTGGGGCTTGAGACGATCACGTTTTCTAACGGCGTGAAGTTGACGCTGTTCGCCAATGATGCCGAGCCTGAGAAGGTGCGGATCAATGTGCGTTTCGGTCATGGGCAACAGGATTTCTCTCCGACCAAGCCGGTGCCGAGTTGGGCCGGAGGCTATGCGCTGATGGCTGGCGGAATTGGCAAGCTGGGTCAGCGTGATCTTGACGAACTGACTAATGGTCGGCGGCTGGGCTTCGACTTTTCTGTGGATGACGACGCGTTTGAGATGGCGGCGGTTACGCGGCCAGCGGACTACGCGGACCAGTTGAAGCTGTTTGCGACGAAGCTCGCCTATCCCGGCTGGGACCCTGCGCCGATCGCGCGCGTGAAGGCAGGTATGGCTGCGGCCTATGATACGCTTTCAACGTCAGCGGACGCGGTGTTGAGCCGCGATCTTAATTGGCTGCTGCACGCGAAGGACATCCGCTATCGTACGCCCGACAAAGCAGAGATTGCTGCGCTGACGCCCGCCGCGTTTCGCGCGGCTTGGGAGCCGGCGCTGGCATCCGGGCCCATTGAGATTCAGATATTCGGGCAGGTGAAGCCCGATGATGCCATCGCTCAGGTAGCCGCTACTTTCGGGGCGCTGCCCAAGAGGCCGGACAAGCCGGTTCCTGCCGCCAATCGAGAGATGCGGTTCCCGGCGCACGTTGCGACCCCCGTGGTGCTACGGCATCGGGGAGACAAGGATCAGGCAGCAGCGGTCATGGCCTGGCCGACAGCAGGCGGGTTCACCAATTCGCGGGAGAGCAGGCAGCTTGAGATTCTGGCACAGATTTTCAATGATCGCCTGTTCGAGAAGCTACGCTCCACGGATGGTGCGGCCTATTCGCCAAGCGTTCAAAACAACTGGCCATTCTCATCGGAAAGCGGTGGATATATTCTCGTGAATAGCCAGGTAAAGCCGGAGAAAGTCGGCTACTTCTTCCAGTTAATCAAAGACACGGCCGCAGATCTGGCCGCACGTCCCGTGAGTGACGATGAACTGCAGCGGACTGTGGCGCCAATGCGGCAGCTATTGTCGCGGGCGAGCACGGGTAATGCGTTCTGGATGCAGCAAACCGAAGGTGCTGCACGCGACCCGCGCTATGTCGATGTCGTCAACAATATGGGCCGCGATCTGCTGAGCGTCACGCCTGCCGAAGTGCAGGCTCTAGCGAAGAAGTATCTGGTCGATCAGAAAAGCTGGTCGGCAGTTGTTCTGCCCGAGGGGGTTAGCGCGGGCAAGTGA
- a CDS encoding DEAD/DEAH box helicase, whose product MTTFKELGLAEPILQALAAKNYEVPTPIQAQAIPALMEGRDLCGIAQTGTGKTAAFALPSLDYFHNNPKQTPQKGCRMLVLSPTRELAAQIADSFRDYARFMKLSVATVFGGVPINKQINQLRGGIDILVATPGRLLDLIEQRALSLGHVEIFVLDEADQMMDLGFIQPLKRIDKMLPKQRQSLFFSATMPKAIADLGSQFLVDPVKVSVAPQSTTAERVKQYATYVNQAEKQALLTITVKNEPIERALIFTRTKHGADRVVRFLEGAGIPAVAIHGNKSQAQRTAALQAFRAGQVKLLVATDIAARGIDVSGVSHVINFELPNVAEQYVHRIGRTARAGAEGIAISFVADDERQYLKAIEKVTRVRCELQVLPENFSEAVRNLPKAAPPKKGNEGGNGRGGPGRGSPDRAHRGRDGATGDGASPAKRPFRPRNRNGVGAHKGAVQRVGGR is encoded by the coding sequence TTGACTACCTTTAAAGAACTTGGTCTTGCCGAGCCCATTTTGCAGGCGCTCGCCGCCAAGAATTACGAAGTGCCGACGCCCATTCAGGCGCAGGCCATTCCGGCGCTGATGGAAGGTCGCGACTTGTGCGGTATCGCGCAGACCGGCACCGGCAAGACGGCGGCGTTCGCGCTACCCAGCCTCGACTATTTTCACAACAATCCCAAGCAGACGCCCCAGAAGGGGTGTCGGATGCTGGTGCTTTCGCCGACGCGCGAACTGGCCGCGCAGATTGCGGACAGCTTCCGCGATTATGCCCGCTTCATGAAGCTGTCGGTCGCGACGGTGTTCGGTGGTGTGCCGATCAACAAGCAGATCAATCAGCTTCGCGGCGGCATCGACATTCTGGTCGCGACGCCGGGCCGTTTGCTCGACTTGATCGAACAGCGCGCGCTTAGCCTTGGCCATGTCGAGATTTTCGTGCTCGACGAAGCCGACCAGATGATGGATCTCGGCTTTATCCAGCCGCTGAAGCGCATCGACAAAATGCTGCCGAAGCAGCGCCAGAGCCTGTTCTTCTCGGCAACGATGCCCAAAGCGATCGCTGATCTGGGTAGTCAGTTCCTCGTCGATCCGGTGAAGGTGTCTGTCGCGCCGCAGTCGACGACGGCGGAACGCGTGAAGCAATATGCGACCTATGTGAACCAGGCCGAGAAGCAGGCGCTTCTTACGATCACCGTGAAGAACGAGCCGATCGAACGTGCGCTGATCTTCACGCGCACCAAGCATGGCGCGGATCGCGTAGTGCGTTTCCTTGAGGGTGCGGGCATTCCTGCTGTCGCAATTCATGGGAACAAGAGCCAAGCGCAGCGTACTGCGGCCTTGCAAGCGTTCCGTGCGGGACAAGTAAAGCTGTTGGTAGCGACTGACATCGCGGCGCGCGGCATCGACGTTTCGGGCGTCAGCCACGTCATCAACTTCGAGCTGCCCAATGTGGCGGAGCAATATGTCCATCGCATCGGCCGCACCGCGCGTGCCGGGGCAGAGGGCATCGCAATCAGCTTCGTGGCGGATGATGAGCGCCAGTATCTGAAGGCGATCGAGAAGGTGACGCGCGTGCGTTGCGAACTTCAGGTGCTGCCGGAGAATTTCTCTGAAGCCGTCCGTAACCTGCCCAAGGCCGCGCCGCCCAAGAAGGGCAACGAGGGCGGCAATGGCCGTGGTGGACCGGGCCGGGGCAGTCCCGACCGCGCGCATCGTGGTCGCGACGGCGCAACGGGTGACGGTGCGTCTCCTGCCAAGCGCCCCTTCCGGCCGCGCAACCGCAACGGCGTTGGCGCGCATAAGGGCGCTGTGCAGCGAGTCGGTGGACGCTGA
- a CDS encoding pyridoxamine 5'-phosphate oxidase family protein: MSDETAIKDRFWKELSESPFLMVGLENAHQHSLPMTAQLDKNANSAFWFYTSRDNRLAAGGPAMAQFAGKDHHLFACIAGTLTEETDQAIIDAHWSNDVAAWYEGGRQDPNLLMLRFDLGDAEIWLADMTLKGVFKMLVGSNVRSEMKGKHVEVSL, from the coding sequence ATGAGTGACGAAACAGCGATCAAGGATCGGTTCTGGAAAGAACTCTCCGAAAGCCCCTTCCTGATGGTCGGACTGGAAAATGCGCATCAGCATAGCCTGCCAATGACCGCCCAACTGGATAAAAATGCCAACAGCGCTTTCTGGTTCTACACGTCGCGCGACAACCGCTTGGCGGCTGGCGGCCCGGCAATGGCGCAGTTTGCGGGGAAGGATCACCATTTATTTGCATGTATCGCGGGTACTCTGACGGAGGAAACGGATCAGGCAATCATTGATGCCCATTGGTCGAACGACGTCGCTGCATGGTATGAAGGCGGTCGACAGGACCCCAATCTTTTGATGCTTCGATTTGATTTGGGCGACGCAGAGATATGGTTGGCCGACATGACGCTAAAAGGTGTTTTCAAGATGCTTGTAGGGTCAAATGTGCGATCTGAAATGAAGGGCAAGCACGTGGAAGTCAGCCTTTAG
- a CDS encoding NifU family protein: protein MLIETETTPNPSTLKFLPGQTVMATGTRDFATPEEAEASPLADALFSLGDVTGVFFGYDFVSVTLVAGANWSEVKPDVIGILLDHFSGGMPLFRPGSASDINVPSDEAFEDDPEDAEIVDQIKELIETRVRPAVANDGGDIIYRGFSKGKVFLKLQGACAGCPSSSATLKQGIESLLKHYVPEVTEVRAV, encoded by the coding sequence ATGTTGATCGAAACTGAAACGACACCCAACCCGTCTACACTGAAGTTCCTGCCGGGACAGACCGTCATGGCGACCGGAACGCGTGACTTTGCAACGCCGGAAGAAGCAGAAGCCTCTCCTCTCGCAGATGCGCTCTTTTCCTTAGGAGACGTAACCGGCGTATTCTTCGGCTACGATTTCGTCTCGGTAACGCTCGTGGCTGGGGCCAACTGGTCTGAGGTGAAGCCTGATGTGATCGGCATCTTGCTCGATCATTTTTCCGGCGGCATGCCACTGTTCAGGCCGGGATCGGCGTCCGACATAAACGTGCCCTCAGACGAAGCATTTGAAGACGATCCGGAAGATGCGGAGATTGTCGATCAGATCAAGGAACTGATTGAAACGCGAGTGCGCCCTGCGGTAGCAAACGACGGCGGCGATATCATCTATCGTGGTTTCAGTAAGGGCAAAGTATTCCTGAAGCTTCAAGGGGCCTGCGCTGGATGCCCCTCTTCATCCGCCACATTGAAGCAGGGAATAGAGTCGCTTTTAAAGCACTATGTGCCCGAAGTCACCGAAGTCCGCGCAGTCTAG
- a CDS encoding malonic semialdehyde reductase: MANALPQEALDQIFVNGRSYNGFLDKPVSESDLHAIWNLMKWGPTSVNQLPARIVWCVSQDSKNKLAALSSGTNSAKIQKAPVAVIIGMDENFHEHLPELFPPADAKSWFDGNDELRKTSAFRNSTLQGAYFIIAARALGFDTGPMSGFDNAAVDAAFFADTPHVKSNFISTLGYGDPATIFGRLPRPEFGKFNRID, translated from the coding sequence ATGGCCAATGCTTTGCCACAGGAAGCGCTCGACCAGATTTTCGTGAACGGGCGCTCTTACAACGGTTTTCTGGACAAGCCGGTATCGGAATCTGATCTTCACGCAATTTGGAACTTAATGAAATGGGGGCCGACCTCCGTCAATCAGTTGCCGGCGCGGATCGTGTGGTGCGTCAGCCAGGACTCGAAAAATAAATTGGCAGCTTTGTCGTCGGGCACCAACAGCGCCAAGATTCAGAAGGCTCCGGTGGCGGTCATCATCGGCATGGACGAGAACTTCCATGAACATCTTCCCGAACTTTTCCCGCCAGCAGATGCAAAGTCCTGGTTCGACGGCAACGACGAACTGAGAAAAACGAGCGCATTCCGCAACTCGACGCTTCAGGGTGCTTACTTCATCATTGCGGCGCGCGCCTTGGGGTTCGACACCGGTCCGATGTCGGGTTTCGATAATGCAGCCGTCGATGCGGCTTTCTTTGCCGACACCCCTCATGTGAAGTCCAACTTTATCTCGACCTTGGGCTATGGCGATCCTGCCACGATCTTCGGGCGTCTTCCGCGTCCAGAATTTGGCAAATTCAACCGTATCGACTAA
- the tsaB gene encoding tRNA (adenosine(37)-N6)-threonylcarbamoyltransferase complex dimerization subunit type 1 TsaB — protein sequence MRTLVIDTATEILSVALIDETRCLAHLHKRVGRGHAERLIPAIAGFPEGGRADLIAVDVGPGSFTGVRIGLAAAKALAFGWGCPAVGYTSLSIIAAAVVRKHEPTNDFPIVIVGGHGELFWQIFPSRSDEPATAIRSTPIATLASTLSDEVVYGSGAKALVSARGYGTAVDVEANSLCYPLINVGAALPLTPVYGRGADAKPMADRSLND from the coding sequence TTGCGTACTTTGGTGATCGACACGGCAACAGAGATACTATCCGTCGCTTTAATTGATGAGACGCGATGCTTGGCGCATCTGCATAAACGGGTGGGTCGCGGCCATGCCGAGCGGCTTATTCCTGCAATCGCCGGATTTCCAGAAGGCGGACGTGCTGACCTTATTGCCGTAGATGTTGGCCCAGGCAGCTTTACCGGCGTTCGTATCGGACTGGCGGCCGCCAAGGCGTTAGCGTTTGGCTGGGGCTGTCCGGCGGTCGGTTACACGTCGCTGTCAATCATCGCCGCAGCCGTCGTTCGTAAACACGAGCCGACGAACGACTTTCCCATAGTTATCGTTGGAGGCCACGGAGAGCTGTTCTGGCAAATCTTCCCCTCGCGCTCGGACGAGCCAGCCACCGCCATCCGTTCAACTCCCATTGCAACTTTGGCAAGCACCCTTAGCGACGAAGTAGTCTATGGATCGGGAGCAAAGGCGCTTGTTTCAGCGCGAGGATATGGAACGGCGGTAGATGTGGAGGCAAACAGTCTCTGCTACCCGCTCATCAACGTCGGTGCCGCATTGCCGTTGACGCCCGTCTACGGCCGTGGCGCCGATGCAAAGCCGATGGCTGATAGATCGCTCAATGATTAG
- the rimI gene encoding ribosomal protein S18-alanine N-acetyltransferase — protein sequence MISGLVLERHDRSNAQAQSCAMKVMDRAFDPAFGEAWTASQLAGIMALQGTWLTLAKLDAATLGFCLTRSIFDEAELLLLAVDQGWRGRGIGSSLIRDCLTVARGRGIKSVHLEVRATNNAVQLYNKSGFNHVNTRRDYYRGADGQLYDAMSLRLDL from the coding sequence ATGATTAGCGGTCTCGTTCTAGAACGGCATGACCGCTCCAACGCGCAGGCGCAGTCCTGCGCTATGAAGGTGATGGATCGCGCGTTCGATCCTGCTTTTGGGGAAGCGTGGACCGCATCGCAACTGGCCGGGATCATGGCATTGCAGGGAACATGGTTGACGCTGGCTAAGCTCGATGCAGCCACACTCGGCTTTTGCCTCACTCGATCGATCTTTGACGAAGCCGAACTCCTTCTACTTGCAGTCGATCAAGGTTGGCGGGGCCGTGGAATAGGCTCATCGCTGATCCGTGACTGCCTAACCGTTGCGCGCGGACGCGGCATAAAATCTGTGCACTTGGAAGTTCGGGCAACCAATAATGCCGTTCAACTTTATAACAAATCAGGCTTTAATCATGTAAACACGCGACGCGATTACTATCGCGGCGCAGATGGGCAACTTTATGATGCCATGAGTTTGCGCCTTGATCTGTAG
- a CDS encoding MucR family transcriptional regulator has protein sequence MEEQSAQAEMLITLTSDIVAAHVSNNSVSVSDLPVLIQNVYGALAGLSETPPPPEVKLEPAVSVRSSIKPDYIVCLEDGKKLKMLKRHLMTHYQMTPDDYRAKWNLPADYPMVAPNYAEQRRTLAKKIGLGTKRRRRGVAK, from the coding sequence ATGGAAGAACAATCCGCTCAAGCAGAAATGCTCATCACATTGACGTCGGACATTGTCGCGGCCCACGTGTCTAATAACAGCGTCTCGGTTTCCGACCTGCCTGTACTTATTCAGAACGTATATGGCGCGCTGGCTGGCCTATCTGAAACGCCTCCCCCGCCTGAAGTGAAGCTTGAGCCTGCCGTATCGGTGCGTTCTTCGATAAAGCCGGATTATATCGTGTGCCTGGAAGATGGCAAAAAGCTTAAGATGTTAAAGCGCCATCTTATGACCCATTATCAGATGACGCCCGACGACTATCGTGCCAAATGGAATCTTCCCGCAGACTACCCCATGGTCGCTCCCAATTATGCCGAGCAGCGGCGCACATTGGCCAAGAAAATCGGCCTTGGCACCAAGCGGCGCCGGCGCGGCGTAGCGAAATAA
- a CDS encoding Fur family transcriptional regulator, producing the protein MNRKIDVEALCAEKGLRITEQRRVIAQVLSEAEDHPDVEKLHARASSIDPGISIATVYRTVRLFEEAGILDRHDFGDGRARYEAAPESHHDHLIDVETGNVIEFVDPELEQLQRMIAAKLGFRLVDHRMELYGVALDRKS; encoded by the coding sequence ATGAACCGCAAGATCGACGTTGAAGCCCTGTGCGCCGAAAAAGGGCTACGCATAACCGAGCAGCGTCGCGTGATCGCGCAGGTGCTGTCCGAAGCGGAAGACCATCCGGACGTGGAAAAGCTGCATGCTCGCGCCTCCTCCATCGACCCGGGCATTTCGATCGCCACCGTTTACCGTACCGTGCGCCTTTTCGAGGAAGCGGGCATATTGGACCGCCATGATTTCGGCGATGGCCGCGCCCGATATGAAGCCGCGCCGGAATCGCATCATGACCATCTGATTGATGTGGAAACCGGAAACGTCATTGAATTCGTCGACCCGGAACTGGAACAGTTGCAGCGCATGATTGCAGCAAAGCTCGGCTTCCGTCTCGTCGATCATCGGATGGAACTGTACGGCGTGGCTCTCGACCGAAAGAGCTGA
- a CDS encoding lysophospholipid acyltransferase family protein has protein sequence MLAIGGTTGSAFVAKDDVEDLPLVGWLAAQNHTLFVARHNRHEVGEQVNALRAAIASGFAMTLFPEGTTGHGDQLLPFKPALLAVMMPPPRDLQVQPVYIDYGPAATQIAWHEPSLATNALRVLARPGNLAVTLHFLPPFDPQNFPNRKALAEESRKRIGAFLPPIAPASPTV, from the coding sequence GTGCTGGCAATCGGCGGCACGACAGGCAGCGCCTTTGTAGCCAAGGATGATGTGGAAGATTTGCCGCTCGTCGGATGGCTCGCAGCGCAAAATCACACTTTGTTCGTCGCACGGCACAACCGTCATGAGGTTGGGGAACAGGTGAATGCCCTTCGCGCCGCGATCGCTTCAGGCTTTGCCATGACCTTGTTTCCAGAAGGAACGACGGGTCACGGCGATCAACTGCTTCCCTTCAAACCTGCCTTGTTGGCCGTCATGATGCCCCCACCCCGCGACCTTCAGGTGCAGCCGGTTTATATCGACTACGGTCCTGCCGCCACCCAGATCGCCTGGCATGAACCGAGCCTTGCGACCAACGCGCTACGCGTGCTCGCTCGCCCCGGCAACCTTGCTGTCACCTTGCATTTTCTGCCGCCATTCGATCCGCAGAACTTTCCCAACCGCAAAGCTCTGGCCGAGGAAAGCAGAAAAAGGATTGGGGCGTTCCTCCCGCCTATCGCCCCGGCATCTCCCACTGTATAG